A genome region from Clostridium pasteurianum includes the following:
- the larB gene encoding nickel pincer cofactor biosynthesis protein LarB, whose translation MGEDEIISMVKGIKQGNISTEEAVSKIKELSYKDLGYAAIDNSRENRTGYAEVIYCAGKTIEQVKGIVQYMMKGNSNILATRASKEMYEEVKKICKDAEYNELARVISVKRNKEDISDSYIAVVTAGTSDLPVAEEAAETAEVYGNRVERVVDVGVAGIHRLFNKIDVIRKAKVVIVIAGMEGALASVVGGLVDKPVIAVPTSVGYGANFGGLSALLSMLNSCASGVSVVNIDNGFGAGYLASMINKL comes from the coding sequence ATGGGTGAAGATGAAATTATAAGTATGGTTAAAGGTATAAAACAAGGTAATATAAGTACTGAAGAAGCTGTTAGTAAAATAAAGGAACTCTCATATAAAGATCTTGGATATGCTGCTATTGATAACAGTAGAGAAAATAGAACTGGATATGCTGAAGTTATATATTGTGCAGGAAAGACAATAGAGCAGGTTAAGGGCATTGTTCAGTATATGATGAAAGGTAATAGCAATATACTTGCAACGAGGGCATCAAAGGAAATGTATGAAGAGGTCAAGAAAATTTGCAAGGATGCTGAATACAATGAACTTGCTAGGGTTATTAGTGTCAAGAGAAATAAAGAAGATATAAGTGACAGCTATATAGCAGTAGTTACTGCGGGAACTTCTGATTTGCCAGTAGCTGAAGAAGCAGCTGAAACGGCTGAGGTGTATGGAAATAGAGTAGAGAGGGTTGTAGATGTTGGAGTTGCGGGAATACATAGACTTTTTAACAAGATAGATGTTATTAGGAAGGCTAAAGTTGTTATTGTGATAGCAGGCATGGAAGGAGCCCTAGCAAGTGTAGTAGGTGGACTTGTTGATAAACCTGTTATTGCCGTTCCGACAAGTGTAGGATATGGAGCTAATTTTGGAGGACTTTCAGCACTTCTTTCAATGCTCAATAGTTGTGCCAGTGGAGTAAGTGTAGTTAATATAGATAATGGTTTTGGAGCAGGCTATCTTGCAAGTATGATAAACAAACTATAA
- a CDS encoding Nramp family divalent metal transporter, which translates to MNTSINSISKKFKYVLKFLGPAFIISVAYVDPGNFATNISAGSIFNYNLVWVIFWSNLMAIFLQILSAKLGIATDKNLTQVCREVFSKKMNWFFYITCTLAAMATTMAEFLGGVLGFYLLFGMPLLYSAALTAVVTFIISYLQKYGQRVVELIITVFIAIICVSYTLELFLSNPKWGEVATHTLIPSIPNNEAILIAVGMLGATVMPHVIYLHSELVQARNTGKTIEEKKRHLHMEKIDIFLAMNIAFIVNAAMVIVSAAVFHSKGINIQSIEGAHKSLEPLLGGLSSGAFGIALLASGFSSSSVGTMAGETIMDGFVDIKIPANLRRIITMAPGILIIIAGINTTKALLMSQVCLSFVLPVAVISLLTVTNRKDLMGAFVNKPFTKFLGFVISTVIIVMNAALLFLTFK; encoded by the coding sequence ATGAACACCAGCATAAATTCTATTTCAAAAAAATTTAAATATGTATTAAAGTTTTTAGGGCCAGCATTTATTATCAGTGTAGCATATGTTGATCCTGGTAACTTTGCCACCAATATTAGTGCTGGATCAATATTTAATTATAATCTTGTATGGGTTATTTTCTGGAGCAATTTAATGGCTATATTTCTTCAAATACTGTCGGCGAAATTAGGTATTGCAACGGACAAAAACCTAACCCAAGTATGCAGAGAAGTATTTTCAAAAAAAATGAATTGGTTCTTTTATATAACATGTACTCTTGCAGCTATGGCCACAACAATGGCAGAGTTTTTAGGAGGAGTACTTGGATTTTATTTACTATTTGGTATGCCATTATTATATTCAGCTGCTTTAACTGCAGTAGTTACATTCATAATCAGTTATCTTCAAAAATATGGTCAAAGAGTTGTTGAGCTTATTATAACTGTTTTCATTGCTATAATATGTGTTTCATATACCTTAGAATTGTTTCTTTCAAATCCTAAATGGGGAGAAGTTGCCACTCATACCTTAATACCATCTATCCCCAATAATGAAGCAATTTTAATTGCGGTAGGAATGCTTGGAGCTACAGTTATGCCTCATGTTATTTATCTTCATTCAGAACTTGTTCAAGCACGTAATACCGGTAAGACTATAGAGGAAAAGAAACGACATTTACACATGGAAAAAATAGATATATTCCTAGCAATGAATATTGCTTTTATTGTAAATGCTGCTATGGTAATAGTGTCCGCAGCAGTTTTTCATAGTAAAGGCATAAATATACAATCAATAGAAGGAGCACATAAATCATTGGAACCACTTTTAGGTGGTCTATCAAGCGGTGCATTTGGAATAGCTTTACTTGCCTCTGGTTTTTCGTCATCTTCTGTGGGTACAATGGCAGGTGAAACAATTATGGATGGTTTTGTGGATATAAAAATTCCTGCGAATCTTAGAAGAATAATCACCATGGCTCCAGGAATACTTATTATCATTGCAGGAATAAATACAACAAAAGCACTTTTAATGAGTCAAGTATGCTTAAGTTTTGTACTTCCTGTTGCTGTCATATCGCTGCTTACAGTAACCAATAGAAAAGATTTAATGGGTGCTTTTGTCAACAAACCCTTTACCAAATTTCTTGGTTTTGTAATTTCAACAGTGATAATAGTTATGAATGCAGCCTTACTATTCCTAACATTTAAATAA
- the mntR gene encoding transcriptional regulator MntR translates to MKNTDFRTFSEYMKKEDNTLTASMEDYLEMIYRLSIDKGFTRVHELAEALNVHPPSATRMVQRLGEMGLLLYEKYGVVTLKDEGKKLGKSLLKRHNTISAFLKLLGVGEGEILEEVEKVEHTLSNETIRCFEKYISFINDNPEILDKFNKYRYQKCE, encoded by the coding sequence ATGAAAAATACCGATTTTCGTACTTTTAGTGAATATATGAAAAAAGAAGATAATACCTTAACAGCATCTATGGAGGATTATCTTGAAATGATATATAGGCTGTCAATAGATAAAGGTTTTACAAGGGTTCATGAATTAGCTGAAGCGCTAAATGTGCATCCACCCTCTGCCACTAGAATGGTACAAAGATTAGGTGAGATGGGTCTTTTATTATATGAAAAGTATGGAGTAGTTACTCTTAAAGATGAAGGAAAAAAACTAGGAAAATCTTTATTAAAACGTCATAATACTATTTCAGCTTTTTTAAAATTATTAGGTGTGGGAGAAGGAGAAATTTTAGAAGAGGTTGAAAAAGTTGAGCATACTTTAAGTAATGAAACTATTAGGTGCTTTGAAAAATATATTTCATTTATAAATGATAATCCAGAGATACTTGATAAATTTAATAAATATAGGTACCAAAAATGTGAATAA
- a CDS encoding amino acid permease — protein sequence MSINLEKKQNEKLQRSLKTRHMNMIAIGGSIGTGLFFTSGNAISTAGPGGAIAAYAVMGILVYFLMTSLGEMATMIPNSGSFETYASKFVDPALGFALGWNYWFNWAITVAAELVAGGLVVKFWLPNTRTTFWSVGFLAILFVLNMMSAKAYGEGEYWFASIKVVTIIVFLVVGVLMIFGIMGGHGTGFSNWVLKDGKGNSAPFVGGGAAILMSFLTAGFSFAGTEVVGLAAGESENPEKDVPKAINSVFWRILIFYIGAIVVIGFIIPFNDPNLLKNGVSEIAYSPFTIVFKRSGIAVAASIMNAVILTSVLSCGNSGLYAGSRMLYAMAREGKAPKMLGRVSKNGVPINALIFTSVIASTAFFASLIGDGKIYYILYNLSGITTFITWLGIAICHYRFRKAYVAQGKKIQDLKYKALWYPFGPIFAMILCTVVLFGANIWVFQAKTFSLFDFITNYGSIPLFLCFYLIYKKVHNTKLVSLMECNFDLDKD from the coding sequence ATGTCTATAAATCTAGAAAAAAAACAAAATGAAAAATTACAAAGAAGTTTAAAAACACGTCATATGAATATGATCGCTATAGGAGGTTCAATTGGAACAGGGTTATTTTTTACAAGTGGTAATGCAATTAGTACCGCAGGTCCAGGTGGTGCAATTGCAGCATATGCTGTTATGGGAATCCTTGTGTATTTTTTAATGACATCGCTAGGTGAAATGGCAACAATGATACCAAACTCAGGTTCATTTGAGACTTATGCATCAAAATTTGTTGATCCAGCATTAGGCTTTGCACTGGGCTGGAATTATTGGTTTAATTGGGCAATTACTGTTGCAGCAGAGCTAGTTGCAGGGGGACTTGTAGTTAAGTTCTGGCTTCCTAATACAAGGACGACATTTTGGAGTGTAGGATTTTTGGCTATTTTATTTGTTTTAAATATGATGTCTGCAAAAGCATATGGTGAAGGGGAATACTGGTTTGCAAGTATAAAAGTTGTAACGATTATTGTGTTTCTTGTTGTTGGTGTACTTATGATATTTGGAATCATGGGTGGACATGGAACAGGTTTTAGTAATTGGGTGCTTAAGGATGGGAAAGGTAATTCTGCACCATTTGTTGGTGGAGGAGCAGCAATACTTATGAGTTTTTTAACAGCTGGCTTTTCTTTTGCAGGTACAGAAGTAGTTGGACTAGCTGCTGGTGAATCCGAAAATCCTGAAAAGGATGTGCCTAAAGCTATAAATTCAGTTTTTTGGAGGATACTAATTTTTTATATTGGTGCAATTGTAGTTATTGGTTTTATTATTCCGTTTAATGATCCTAATTTGCTCAAAAATGGTGTGTCGGAAATAGCATATAGCCCTTTTACTATTGTATTTAAGAGATCTGGTATTGCTGTTGCAGCATCAATAATGAATGCAGTTATATTAACTTCTGTTCTTTCCTGTGGTAATTCAGGACTTTATGCAGGATCTCGTATGTTATATGCTATGGCTAGGGAAGGAAAAGCACCTAAGATGCTTGGACGTGTAAGCAAAAACGGTGTTCCTATAAATGCACTTATTTTTACATCAGTTATTGCATCAACAGCTTTTTTTGCATCCCTTATTGGTGATGGTAAGATATATTATATTCTGTACAATTTATCAGGCATAACAACCTTTATAACATGGCTTGGAATAGCAATTTGTCATTACAGGTTTAGGAAAGCTTATGTTGCTCAAGGCAAAAAAATTCAAGATTTAAAATATAAAGCATTATGGTATCCATTTGGTCCTATATTTGCAATGATACTTTGTACTGTAGTTTTATTTGGTGCTAATATATGGGTATTTCAGGCTAAGACCTTCAGTCTTTTCGATTTTATAACTAACTATGGAAGTATTCCTTTATTTTTATGTTTTTATCTTATATATAAGAAAGTACATAATACAAAACTAGTTTCATTAATGGAATGTAATTTTGATTTAGATAAGGATTAG